CGGATTTAATATTTTTATATATTAATATGCCTGTAATGAATGGTGTGGACTTTATAGAGAAGTTAAATCAGGAGCAGGTTGATGGCTCTTCGGTAGTATTACTCACCACCACTATTAAGCCTGAGCAGATTAACCGCTGTTTGAATCTTGGTGCTAAGTTGTATCTAAACAAAGTTTTAAATAGAGACAAAGTAAACCTTGCCGTAAAACTAGTTAGGAGGTTTAAAAAGGAAGGTTTTTCTAAAGCGAAAAATAGTAATGCAGGTGAAGGAAAATCTGGTCTTTTTGGAGCAGATTTAAATCGCAAACCGAAACGAGCCTTTAAGCAATAAATAATTTAGTTGTCCCAAAGATCAGTAGGGTAAACCTTATTACCAATTAGTTTATTTATGGAATCGATGGCAAGTTGTTTGTCTTCCTTATAAGTTACCCCAAACCATGTTTCTTCCGTTGGTAACACTTCCACTTTTGCTTGACCAGA
Above is a window of Flavobacteriales bacterium DNA encoding:
- a CDS encoding response regulator, which translates into the protein MVWKQELAEQNETAPDLIFLYINMPVMNGVDFIEKLNQEQVDGSSVVLLTTTIKPEQINRCLNLGAKLYLNKVLNRDKVNLAVKLVRRFKKEGFSKAKNSNAGEGKSGLFGADLNRKPKRAFKQ